In Gossypium arboreum isolate Shixiya-1 chromosome 6, ASM2569848v2, whole genome shotgun sequence, the following are encoded in one genomic region:
- the LOC108484831 gene encoding gibberellin 2-beta-dioxygenase-like: protein MVVLSQPAALEHCSLIKTCKPTCVFTGIPVIDLRDPEAKTLIVKACEEYGFFKLINHGVPMEFMTRLEAEALSFFNLPQSDKDKATPFGYGSNKIGPNGDVGWIEYLLVNTNPQLTSLKTLSENFCYAVNDYILAVKRLAFEVVEIMADGLEIEPRNVLSRLLRDEKSDSCFRLNHYPPCPQLQALSGRNLIGFGEHTDPQIISILRSNNTSGLQICLRDRTWVSVPPDQTSFFISVGDTLQVMSNGRLRSVLHRVLTDSMKSRVSMIYFGGPPMSEKIVALPCLMAKGEESLYKEFTWWEYKTCAYKSRLGANRLGLFEKTANASL from the exons ATGGTTGTGTTGTCACAGCCAGCAGCATTAGAGCATTGTTCCTTGATCAAAACATGCAAACCTACATGTGTTTTCACAGGGATTCCTGTGATTGACCTAAGGGACCCGGAAGCAAAGACCCTCATAGTCAAGGCCTGTGAAGAGTATGGCTTCTTCAAACTGATCAATCATGGTGTTCCAATGGAATTCATGACCAGATTGGAAGCTGAAGCTCTTAGCTTCTTTAACCTCCCCCAGTCCGACAAGGACAAAGCTACCCCTTTTGGCTATGGCAGCAACAAAATTGGACCAAATGGTGATGTGGGATggattgaatatctccttgtcaATACCAATCCTCAACTCACCTCCCTCAAAACTCTTTCAGAAAATTTCTG CTATGCAGTGAATGACTATATCCTAGCAGTGAAGAGATTGGCATTTGAAGTAGTGGAAATAATGGCTGATGGCCTGGAAATTGAGCCAAGGAATGTGTTGAGTAGGCTATTAAGAGATGAGAAAAGTGACTCGTGTTTCAGGCTAAACCACTATCCACCATGCCCACAGCTACAGGCATTGAGTGGTAGAAATTTGATTGGGTTTGGGGAACATACAGACCCACAGATAATTTCTATCCTAAGATCCAACAACACATCAGGCCTGCAAATATGTCTGAGAGATAGGACTTGGGTTTCAGTCCCTCCTGATCAAACCTCCTTTTTCATCAGTGTTGGTGATACCTTGCAG GTAATGAGTAATGGGAGGCTAAGAAGTGTATTGCATAGGGTGTTAACAGACTCAATGAAATCAAGGGTTTCAATGATCTATTTTGGAGGGCCACCTATGAGTGAAAAGATAGTGGCTTTACCTTGTCTAATGGCAAAGGGAGAAGAGAGCTTGTACAAGGAATTCACATGGTGGGAATACAAAACTTGTGCATACAAGTCAAGGTTGGGTGCTAATAGGCTTGGGCTGTTTGAGAAAACTGCTAATGCAAgcctatga